The Sinomicrobium kalidii region GGCGGGCTGGTCGGTTTTTACAATACGGTCGCCTTTGCGGAATTGTACTTTTTGCGTCTGGCTGCTTACGCTGGTGTTGTAATGGAGGTAATGGCCTTCGTAGGCCGTGTTCCGTGTCTCGTAACCTTCAATGCGGTAGGCTTCCACTTCCATGAGGGTATCGCGTGTAACCATGTTCATCTCCACCTTATTGGCCTGCAATAATGCTATGACTCGCCACCATTGTTTCGGGATGATGTAGGCTTCGGGGATGGATACCTCCCGGGAAGGTTTAAAATAGTCGTTATATGATACCGGTTTGGTAAAGGGCCTGTCGCGATCGTATTTTAACCGCGGGAACCCGGTAACCTCACTGATAAGGGTGTCGGCTTCGTACCCTCTGAAATACAAGGTGGATAGCTTGGTAGAATCTATGGTCCACTGCACAGGGTAGTTTTTTGTATTGGCATAACTTTCAAAGGCTTTTTCCCGGAGGTCCCTGATTTTCCTGGAATCCTTTTCGGTAATGTCTACCATGTTCTTCAGTAATTGATAGGTGCCTTCAACCCGTTGTTTGTAGGGTTTGAGCATATGGGTTTCCACCATCATGCCCAGGGTGTTCCAAAGGGCAGTGTAGCCGGTGGAGTATCTCGGATAATCCATAAACTGGGAAAAGCCTTTTTCCGGAACTTTATTGAATACATTTACATAAGGGGTAATGTGCCATTCCTCGTCGGCAAGATTTTTTTCGAGTTGCGGCATCATTTCCTGGTGAAGGTATTTTCCCAGTTCACCGCCAAGTTTATTGTGTTGCGTGAACAAATGGGTAAGTGTGTATTGATAATCCGCACCGTTGCTTACATGGGTGTCAACAAAAACATCGGGTTTTACGAGATGGAAGATCTCGGCAAAGGCCCTTGCATTTTTGGAATCGGCCTTGATGAAATCGCGATTGAGGTCATAGTTCCTGGCATTGCCCCGGAAACCGTATTCCTGCGGGCCGTTCTGGTTGGCCCGGCTGTGACTGTTCCTGTTCAGGGCCCCGCCGATGTTATAGACGGGGATGGCCACGATAACCGTATTTTCGGGAGGGGTGAGTTTTCCAGTGGCATAGTCCCGCAACAGCATCATGGTGGCATCAATGCCGTCACTTTCCCCGGGATGGATACCGTTATTGATGAGAAGTATGCGTTTGTCCTGTCTTATTTTTTTGAAATTGAAACTTCCGTCAGGGTTATAGGTCACGATATGTAAAGGGTGGCCGCTATCGGTGTCGCCCATGGTCTGCAGGTTGATATCGGGCAATGCCGTGGCCAGTTTCATGTAATAGTGTATAACCTCGTCATAAGTAGGGGTTTCTTTTCCGCCGGAGGTCTCATAAAAAGTGGTGAATTCCTGTTCTTCCTCCGGGTTGATATTGTTACACGCCGTTAGCAACAGGAAAAGGTATAGAAAATAGCGTTTCATATACGATCGGTTCTGGTTCAGACTTGCGGTTAGCATGTGTGCAGGTCTGTAGCCCTGTTAATTTAAACTTCACGAAGATACTAAATTTGGCAGGAGCCCGTAATGTTCCGGAAACGGAAAAAGGATAAAAGGGTTTTAATTTTGCCATGCTGTGATAATCTCCGGTGATTACGGTCGGTACTTTCTTACCGGTGCGGGTGATTTTGCTTTTTCAAAAGGGATTCTCATACCTTTGTAAGGCAACCGAAAAGACGTTTGCACAATGAACCGCCGAATAAATTGTCCCTTGTGTAGTAGCAACGATGTGCGTCTGTTTTACGACAGGAAGCACCTGTTTTATTCCTGCGGATGTTGCCGTGGCATTTTCCGGGCGGAAAGTACATATGTGGGGGATGATGCGGAAAGATCCCGCTACGAAGAGCACAACAACGACGTTTTTGACGAGCGCTATCAGCAATTTGTTTCCCCCATCACTTCATCGGTTATGCGCGATTTTGAACCGCATCACCGGGGACTCGACTTCGGGGCAGGGACAGGGCCCGTTATTTCAAAAATGCTCGAAGACCGGGGATATGATATTGTACAGTACGACCCTTTTTTTGCCAATGACAAAGCCTTACTGGAAGAGCGTTATCATTATATTGTTTGCTGTGAGGTGATGGAACATTTTCAACAACCGTTGCGCGAATTTGAGTTACTCAGAGGCCTGTTGCTACCGAAGGGAAAACTGTATTGCATGACGAATCTCTACGACAAAAGCGTCGATTTTCACAGCTGGAATTATAAAAACGATCCTACCCATGTGTTTATTTACCGGGAAAGGACCTTGGAGTGGATGGAGGAAGCGTTGGGTTTTTCCGGATTGACTGCGGAGGGTAGGTTAATTGTTTTTGATCGTTGATTTATCGGGTTGTATGGTTACAAGTCACGAGTCCGGAGATTTGTGACGATATGGGCAACGCTCCGGTCGGGCGCCATCTCTCTTCCTTCGTCACAAGGGGGGGGAGGGGTATAAAAGAGAAGGCTGCCTTTTCCAGACAGCCTTACTTTTTTGTTTTTGATATGCAGGGATCAGATCTTGTTTACCATAACCTTGTAACTCGGATCTTCCATAATGTTTACATCAATGATGGCTTCGGCATTTTGTAACAATCTGCGGCAATCCTTGCTGAGGTGGCGAAGGTGTACTTTTTTACCCTGCTTGGCATAGCGGTGGGTTACGGCATTGAGGGCTTCAATGGCCGACATGTCGGCCACACGGCTTTCTGCAAAGTCAATGATAATTTCCTGAGGGTCGTTGAGCACATCGAATTTTTCGGCAAAACCCTGTACGGACCCGAAAAAGAGAGGGCCGAATATCTCGTAATGCTTTACACCGTTTTCATCCACGTGCTTCCGGGCACGGATACGCTTGGCGTTTTCCCAGGAATAGGCCAGGGCGGAAAGTACAACACCAATAAGTACGGCCACGGCCAGGTTGTGGGTGACCACAGTGATAAGGGTAACCAATACCATTACGATAACATCGGAAGCGGGCATTTTTTTAAAGGTCTTCAGGCTGGCCCATTCAAATGTTCCGATGGCCACCATAAACATTACACCTACCAAAGCGGCCATAGGCAACCTTTCGATCAGGCCGGAACCGAACATGATAAAGCACAGCAATCCTACGGAAGCCACGATACCGGATAACCTTGCCCTTGCTCCGGACGATATATTGATAAGGCTCTGCCCCAGCATGGCACAACCGCCCATGCCGGAAAAGAAACCGGAAACGATGTTTGCCGTTCCCTGGGCTACACATTCCTTGTTACCTCGTCCGCGGGTCTCGGTGATCTCGTCAATCAGACTTAAACTCAGCAGGCTTTCTATCATACCCACACCTGCAATAATGGCGGAATAGGGAAGGATAAGCATAAAGGTTTCCCAGGTAAAGGGGATATTGGGAATGGTAAGCGGCGGAAAACCACCCTTGATAGTTTCCCCTTCTTTAAGGGTGTCGGCTACAGTGGTGGTGTCTATATTAAGCCCTATGACTATGGCAGAAACCGTGATGATAGCAACCAGTGATGAAGGTACGGCCTTGGTAAGCCTGGGCAGCCCCCAGATAATGAGCATGGTAAGTAATACCAGTCCCAGCATGATAAGCATGGAAGATCCTTGCAGGAGTTCTCCCTTCTGGTAAAAGCTGGGAAACTGTGAGGTGAAAATGATAATGGCCAGCCCGTTCACAAAACCGAACATTACGGATTGTGGAACCAGGCGGATAAATTTACCCAACCGCAATACCCCGGCCAGTATTTGTATGACTCCGGCCAGAATAACCGTAGCAAAGACGAACTGCAAAATACCCTCCGGAGTAATATCCGGGTTTATGTCTTTTAGCTTTATTATAAGTCCGACAAAAATCACGGCCACGGCACC contains the following coding sequences:
- a CDS encoding M14 family metallopeptidase, which translates into the protein MKRYFLYLFLLLTACNNINPEEEQEFTTFYETSGGKETPTYDEVIHYYMKLATALPDINLQTMGDTDSGHPLHIVTYNPDGSFNFKKIRQDKRILLINNGIHPGESDGIDATMMLLRDYATGKLTPPENTVIVAIPVYNIGGALNRNSHSRANQNGPQEYGFRGNARNYDLNRDFIKADSKNARAFAEIFHLVKPDVFVDTHVSNGADYQYTLTHLFTQHNKLGGELGKYLHQEMMPQLEKNLADEEWHITPYVNVFNKVPEKGFSQFMDYPRYSTGYTALWNTLGMMVETHMLKPYKQRVEGTYQLLKNMVDITEKDSRKIRDLREKAFESYANTKNYPVQWTIDSTKLSTLYFRGYEADTLISEVTGFPRLKYDRDRPFTKPVSYNDYFKPSREVSIPEAYIIPKQWWRVIALLQANKVEMNMVTRDTLMEVEAYRIEGYETRNTAYEGHYLHYNTSVSSQTQKVQFRKGDRIVKTDQPALRYLLETLEPEATDSFFNWNFFDPILQQKEHFSPYVFEDIAKEMLDNDPALREKFENRKTEDTAFARNWYRQLDWIYKRSPHYEKDHLQYPVYRVRS
- a CDS encoding class I SAM-dependent methyltransferase, producing MNRRINCPLCSSNDVRLFYDRKHLFYSCGCCRGIFRAESTYVGDDAERSRYEEHNNDVFDERYQQFVSPITSSVMRDFEPHHRGLDFGAGTGPVISKMLEDRGYDIVQYDPFFANDKALLEERYHYIVCCEVMEHFQQPLREFELLRGLLLPKGKLYCMTNLYDKSVDFHSWNYKNDPTHVFIYRERTLEWMEEALGFSGLTAEGRLIVFDR
- a CDS encoding SulP family inorganic anion transporter, which codes for MKKIFNLFDLKQKVDYKTEVLSGLTVALALVPEAIAFAMIAGFSPLIGLYAAFTMGLITSILGGRPGMISGATGAVAVIFVGLIIKLKDINPDITPEGILQFVFATVILAGVIQILAGVLRLGKFIRLVPQSVMFGFVNGLAIIIFTSQFPSFYQKGELLQGSSMLIMLGLVLLTMLIIWGLPRLTKAVPSSLVAIITVSAIVIGLNIDTTTVADTLKEGETIKGGFPPLTIPNIPFTWETFMLILPYSAIIAGVGMIESLLSLSLIDEITETRGRGNKECVAQGTANIVSGFFSGMGGCAMLGQSLINISSGARARLSGIVASVGLLCFIMFGSGLIERLPMAALVGVMFMVAIGTFEWASLKTFKKMPASDVIVMVLVTLITVVTHNLAVAVLIGVVLSALAYSWENAKRIRARKHVDENGVKHYEIFGPLFFGSVQGFAEKFDVLNDPQEIIIDFAESRVADMSAIEALNAVTHRYAKQGKKVHLRHLSKDCRRLLQNAEAIIDVNIMEDPSYKVMVNKI